From Aedes albopictus strain Foshan chromosome 1, AalbF5, whole genome shotgun sequence, one genomic window encodes:
- the LOC134287560 gene encoding uncharacterized protein LOC134287560, with amino-acid sequence MSQFCPKCGFPQTALSPFGMGVPAPPPTAPPTAQPMYPYMVPPMAGGYWPYPWRRRPRQQQQQRQQQQQQQQQQQQQQQQQQQQQQPEERPPGVQE; translated from the exons ATGAGCCAG TTCTGTCCGAAGTGCGGATTTCCGCAGACTGCACTTTCCCCGTTCGGGATGGGAGTTCCAGCGCCGCCTCCAACGGCCCCACCCACGGCGCAGCCTATGTATCCGTACATGGTCCCACCCATGGCTGGAGGGTACTGGCCGTACCCATGGCGGCGCAGGCcacgtcagcagcagcagcagcgtcagcagcagcagcagcagcagcagcaacagcagcagcaacagcagcagcagcagcaacagcagcagccggAGGAGCGACCGCCTGGTGTTCAGGAGTGA